From Paenibacillus sp. V4I7, one genomic window encodes:
- a CDS encoding sensor histidine kinase yields MIKFNFKKSLEKKIIIFGIVFSVMSIALTTLTCYMVTNRFILFQFERVNEIATDAAVEKANTYLGEIANIVSLSMKNEYFDRITSSNESDPYVLIKAQKDYEEFLNNLILSNDKVDSVLVVDYNRNIFIKASNSVGKSYDKYGSSEFYNQLKKPLLQNSESQFFLDRYREGIYERLAIISPISEPYTNEIKAYMVVVLSTKLIEEMQFAGNGIFITDHAGNTAEVSNNQQAGELAEQKFSFKNYLNYEGWTITNTFTFDKLQKSINKNLTSNIQIGLLCLVLSIIVLAITSKKIVKPIKNMEVQISSLNHSYIENKPIVLSKRRISFKLTLLILYSTVVTVPVVLITGSAYVSAKHTVESKVGSVFEYSAQILYQQMEFVYNNYRRMTIETSSFNEKVQKLLDVSKPSNNVDKEIRDEMNNIILSRNLFDKGISNITIYDADKRLVYSSTYGRPFMMRPDAKTDLDYVKDHFSTLLWRSYTDSPFNKKGIRIGMQIRGVADGIEAGKLLGFILVDFNGEDIEKMLNVFSKISYLDLYLVDRSGKDIFSDNGRSQKKSLLEVLQNNKPSLEQNERVSFREGGNNYLMISKYFAENGWSLVFLLKDFNENEYILFYSIVVLLGLIILSFGFSYGFSSILSLNISTLMKTVRNVKRGNLQTRFKSTTEDEIFELGNSFNEMLERISLLIEEKYISEVKVKDAELKAKEYELNLLQSQINPHFLYNTLKTAQYMAFAKDPRTEKMIKLLIALFKTSITRGEKVVKVSEEIDHVKTYIDIQQMRFGDKIKVIYDVSNDMLEIPVLKLTLQPIVENAIYHGLEVTEHGGTIVIEVQKMTDKLKISICDNGAGMTEDKLKEIKERLEGKTKGESIGIINVHERIKLYFGDEYGIEVESTLGKGTTVIIYFPKLEQQGYFFK; encoded by the coding sequence ATGATTAAATTTAACTTCAAAAAGTCTCTGGAAAAGAAAATAATTATATTCGGTATTGTTTTCTCCGTGATGTCTATCGCATTAACGACCTTAACGTGCTATATGGTCACGAATCGATTTATTTTGTTTCAGTTCGAACGCGTAAATGAAATAGCTACAGATGCTGCAGTTGAAAAGGCCAACACCTATTTGGGCGAAATTGCCAATATCGTTAGTTTGTCTATGAAAAATGAGTACTTTGACAGGATTACCAGTTCCAATGAATCAGATCCTTATGTACTCATAAAAGCACAAAAGGACTATGAGGAGTTTCTAAATAATCTTATTCTAAGTAATGATAAGGTAGATTCTGTTCTTGTTGTTGATTATAATAGAAATATTTTTATTAAGGCCAGTAATTCAGTGGGAAAAAGCTATGACAAATACGGATCTTCAGAATTTTATAACCAATTAAAGAAACCCTTGCTGCAAAACTCTGAAAGTCAGTTTTTCCTTGATAGATATAGAGAAGGAATCTATGAAAGGTTAGCTATCATAAGTCCTATATCTGAGCCGTATACCAATGAAATAAAGGCCTATATGGTTGTGGTGTTGAGTACAAAACTTATTGAGGAGATGCAATTTGCAGGGAATGGCATTTTTATTACGGATCATGCAGGGAACACGGCTGAAGTTTCCAACAATCAACAGGCAGGCGAATTGGCTGAACAAAAATTTTCATTTAAAAATTATTTAAACTATGAAGGATGGACGATAACAAATACGTTCACTTTTGACAAGCTTCAAAAATCCATTAATAAAAATCTTACTTCCAATATTCAGATTGGGTTATTATGTCTGGTGTTATCCATCATTGTACTAGCTATTACAAGCAAGAAAATTGTTAAGCCAATTAAAAATATGGAAGTTCAGATAAGTTCACTCAATCACAGCTACATTGAAAATAAGCCAATAGTATTGTCGAAGCGAAGAATCAGTTTCAAATTGACTTTGCTAATTTTGTATTCGACTGTAGTAACTGTTCCCGTTGTATTAATAACAGGCAGCGCTTATGTATCCGCCAAGCACACGGTTGAAAGCAAGGTAGGGTCTGTCTTTGAATACAGTGCTCAAATTCTCTATCAACAGATGGAGTTTGTTTATAATAATTATCGGAGGATGACAATTGAGACTTCCTCGTTCAATGAGAAGGTTCAAAAGCTTCTGGATGTCAGTAAACCTTCTAATAATGTGGATAAAGAGATTCGGGATGAGATGAATAATATCATTCTTTCCAGAAATTTATTTGATAAAGGAATATCGAATATAACCATTTATGACGCAGATAAGCGTCTGGTATATTCCTCTACCTACGGAAGGCCATTCATGATGCGTCCCGATGCCAAAACTGATTTAGATTATGTAAAAGATCATTTTAGTACTTTATTATGGCGAAGCTATACGGATTCACCCTTTAATAAGAAAGGCATACGTATAGGCATGCAAATAAGAGGTGTTGCAGATGGTATTGAAGCTGGGAAACTACTAGGGTTTATTTTAGTTGATTTCAATGGGGAAGATATTGAGAAGATGCTAAATGTGTTTTCTAAGATCAGCTATCTGGATTTATACCTTGTGGACCGTTCAGGTAAAGATATCTTCAGTGATAACGGCCGAAGTCAAAAGAAAAGCTTGTTAGAGGTATTACAGAACAATAAACCTTCCTTGGAACAGAATGAAAGGGTATCCTTCCGGGAAGGGGGAAATAATTACCTGATGATTTCTAAGTACTTTGCTGAAAATGGGTGGAGTTTAGTATTCCTTTTAAAGGACTTTAATGAGAATGAATACATCCTTTTTTACAGCATAGTGGTTCTATTAGGGCTGATCATACTAAGCTTTGGTTTCTCCTATGGATTCTCTTCTATCCTTTCATTGAACATATCAACATTAATGAAAACAGTAAGAAACGTGAAAAGAGGAAACCTGCAAACTCGGTTTAAGAGCACCACTGAGGATGAAATATTTGAATTAGGGAATAGCTTCAATGAGATGCTTGAGCGTATAAGTCTACTAATTGAAGAAAAATATATATCCGAGGTTAAGGTAAAAGACGCTGAACTTAAGGCCAAGGAATATGAATTAAATCTGCTGCAGTCACAAATTAACCCTCATTTTCTTTACAACACCTTAAAAACAGCACAATATATGGCTTTTGCTAAGGATCCCAGAACAGAGAAAATGATCAAACTGCTTATTGCCTTGTTTAAAACCAGCATCACCCGGGGAGAAAAAGTGGTGAAGGTTAGTGAGGAAATCGATCATGTGAAAACCTACATCGATATACAGCAAATGCGGTTTGGGGACAAAATTAAGGTCATCTATGATGTAAGTAACGATATGTTAGAAATTCCGGTTCTGAAGCTGACGCTCCAGCCGATCGTGGAAAATGCTATTTATCATGGTCTGGAGGTAACGGAACATGGAGGAACCATCGTCATAGAGGTTCAAAAAATGACGGATAAGCTGAAGATATCCATCTGTGACAATGGTGCAGGGATGACAGAGGATAAGCTGAAGGAAATCAAGGAGAGGCTTGAGGGGAAAACAAAAGGAGAAAGTATTGGGATCATTAATGTTCATGAACGAATCAAATTATATTTTGGAGATGAATATGGGATTGAGGTAGAAAGTACTTTAGGAAAAGGCACCACGGTCATCATCTATTTTCCTAAGTTAGAGCAGCAGGGTTACTTTTTTAAGTAG
- a CDS encoding carbohydrate ABC transporter permease, whose amino-acid sequence MYVQKRFSLTDIIIYLMLGLSALIIILPLWRILIISLSTQEVYLTDPYHLIPKSFSLTEYKRALGSIGGIVKALLRSVEITALGTTISMILTSCGAYALSKKDLPGRGILFRLIVFTMFFSGGLVPFYVLVKNLNLIDTIWALVLPTAISTYNLIIMKNYFASIPPSLEEAAKIDGYNDIQILFKIIIPISKPVFAAISLFYGVALWNDYFLATLFINSNDMFPLQVLLRQMIIQDMVTAEVGVMTSGSNMEQFKMAAIIVGMIPVLIVYPFIQRYFTKGIMMGAVKE is encoded by the coding sequence ATGTATGTACAAAAAAGATTTTCCTTGACTGATATAATCATATATTTAATGCTCGGTCTATCAGCCCTTATCATCATACTGCCACTGTGGAGAATCTTGATTATTTCGTTATCCACGCAGGAAGTATATTTAACAGACCCCTATCACCTAATTCCCAAGAGCTTCAGTCTTACAGAGTATAAGAGAGCGCTAGGCAGCATTGGAGGAATAGTAAAAGCCTTATTACGATCCGTAGAAATAACGGCGCTTGGAACAACAATAAGTATGATCCTCACCAGTTGTGGTGCGTATGCACTATCCAAGAAGGATCTTCCAGGTAGAGGGATTTTATTTCGTCTAATCGTATTTACCATGTTTTTCAGCGGTGGATTGGTTCCATTTTATGTGCTAGTTAAAAATCTAAACCTCATCGATACCATTTGGGCATTGGTTTTACCAACGGCGATCTCAACCTATAATTTGATTATTATGAAAAATTATTTTGCCAGTATTCCGCCAAGTCTAGAAGAAGCCGCAAAAATCGATGGATATAATGATATACAAATATTGTTTAAAATTATTATTCCAATATCTAAGCCTGTATTTGCTGCTATTAGTTTATTTTACGGTGTAGCTTTATGGAATGATTACTTTTTGGCTACATTATTTATAAATTCCAATGATATGTTTCCGCTGCAGGTTTTATTGCGGCAGATGATTATTCAGGATATGGTTACGGCGGAGGTAGGTGTCATGACGTCGGGATCTAATATGGAGCAATTTAAAATGGCCGCCATAATCGTTGGGATGATTCCTGTACTCATCGTTTATCCATTCATACAGAGATATTTTACAAAAGGAATCATGATGGGTGCAGTTAAGGAATAA
- a CDS encoding sugar ABC transporter permease, protein MDTDVIQTSKLYIKKDSKEHRYKKNLKLILKYKYMYMMLIPLLIWYVIFCYVPMYGITMAFQDYTMSKGFFNSPFVGLKHFKELFGEEDFWRAFWNTCIIAVYRILTQFPIPIVIALLLNEVRHHKFRKAVQTIIYLPHFISWVIVASIFITFFSPETGILAAFFKDGATDLLTNPAAFRPVLILTDIWKEAGFATVIYVAAMASINTEHYEAGVMDGAGRWSLMWNVTIPGIRNVILIMFILIIGRVLTWGFDQVYNFYNPMVYSTGDILDTYIFRTALGDNKFSFAAAAGILKSVICAVLLIVSNRIVKAFGQEGVY, encoded by the coding sequence ATGGATACTGACGTAATACAAACCTCCAAACTGTATATTAAGAAAGACTCAAAGGAGCATCGTTATAAAAAAAATTTGAAACTTATATTGAAATATAAGTATATGTATATGATGCTTATCCCTCTGCTCATATGGTATGTGATCTTCTGTTATGTTCCCATGTATGGGATCACCATGGCTTTTCAGGACTATACCATGAGTAAAGGATTTTTTAACAGCCCGTTTGTTGGATTGAAGCATTTCAAAGAATTATTTGGTGAAGAAGATTTCTGGAGGGCATTTTGGAATACCTGTATTATTGCGGTATACCGTATTCTTACACAGTTTCCCATTCCTATCGTTATTGCATTGCTTCTAAACGAAGTGAGGCATCATAAATTCCGTAAGGCCGTTCAAACGATTATCTATTTACCACATTTTATTTCGTGGGTTATCGTTGCTTCCATTTTTATCACTTTTTTCAGTCCAGAGACAGGGATTTTAGCAGCCTTTTTTAAAGACGGAGCTACAGATCTGCTGACAAATCCAGCTGCCTTTAGGCCTGTCTTGATTTTAACAGATATCTGGAAAGAAGCTGGATTTGCCACTGTCATCTATGTTGCGGCTATGGCAAGCATTAATACCGAACATTATGAAGCCGGTGTCATGGATGGTGCCGGAAGATGGTCCCTTATGTGGAATGTGACAATACCTGGCATACGTAATGTTATTCTAATCATGTTTATTTTAATTATCGGAAGGGTTTTGACTTGGGGCTTTGACCAAGTATATAACTTCTACAATCCAATGGTTTATTCAACGGGTGATATTCTGGATACCTACATTTTCAGAACCGCTTTAGGAGATAACAAATTTAGCTTCGCAGCAGCAGCAGGTATACTGAAGTCTGTGATATGCGCAGTATTACTTATCGTTTCAAATCGGATTGTAAAGGCATTCGGTCAAGAGGGTGTCTACTAA
- a CDS encoding extracellular solute-binding protein — MKKLNMIMPLSMSVLLAATVLSGCAKQEQPAATATGSSQAKEQKASEPVPIRWVRAANEQDPQKDRILLELQKRTNTKIEIVSIPSDQFANKINLMMASGESFDIATVDSGKTLNEWAKNDLILSYDDYLKSGKYPHINAVVNAEVYKGFKINGKSYYKPLGLAPMQWGWVIRTDWLENLGLSMPTTLEEFYNVAKAFKEKDPDKNGKPDTYGVYTRASGMSDPSITQLGQFISRAHAIAGRTDNWVTQPDGSITRYEVSQNAKDSAAFYRKLLKEDLINKDWLSLKPDGAQGPESDDFGAGKYGIASTTKPDLFLQKAKSVNPNAKIAYLPPLKGVNGVPANLGHSGGFWRGNIIPKTSKNPEKALELIEYTLTKEGRELTLFGIKGTHFTDVKEESGRRVFTVNKAEADKDWDTKKNGYLYPLAWGAMNYFEYAYIPIKENNFNYDEAFKKLQPWIPTEMAEGAFTDWFATNAKYTMAPPLMNVFDDKILGDQTKLRSTFGEGWLKAIMGDDFDGAWTELQKKWLAAGGQEVITNGQEFYKKNK, encoded by the coding sequence ATGAAAAAGCTTAACATGATCATGCCTTTGTCTATGTCCGTGCTGCTTGCAGCTACCGTATTAAGCGGTTGTGCAAAGCAAGAGCAGCCAGCAGCAACAGCAACAGGAAGCAGCCAGGCAAAAGAGCAAAAAGCGAGTGAACCAGTTCCAATCCGCTGGGTGCGTGCAGCAAATGAGCAGGACCCTCAAAAGGATCGTATCCTTCTGGAACTGCAAAAAAGAACGAATACGAAGATTGAAATTGTAAGCATTCCAAGTGATCAATTTGCTAACAAAATTAACCTCATGATGGCTTCGGGAGAAAGTTTTGACATCGCTACGGTTGACTCCGGCAAAACATTAAACGAATGGGCTAAGAATGACTTGATTTTGTCGTATGATGACTATTTAAAAAGCGGTAAGTACCCACACATCAATGCTGTTGTTAACGCTGAAGTTTACAAAGGCTTTAAGATTAATGGAAAGTCTTATTACAAGCCGCTGGGACTTGCTCCTATGCAGTGGGGCTGGGTTATCCGTACAGATTGGCTGGAGAATTTAGGCTTAAGTATGCCTACTACGCTCGAGGAATTTTATAACGTTGCAAAAGCTTTCAAAGAAAAAGATCCGGATAAGAATGGCAAACCTGACACCTATGGCGTTTATACGAGGGCAAGCGGTATGTCTGATCCATCCATTACCCAGCTTGGACAGTTTATATCAAGAGCACATGCCATAGCAGGCAGGACAGACAACTGGGTGACCCAGCCAGATGGTAGCATTACAAGATATGAAGTATCACAAAATGCAAAAGATTCGGCTGCTTTCTATAGAAAGCTATTAAAAGAAGATTTGATTAACAAGGATTGGCTTAGCTTAAAACCCGATGGTGCCCAAGGTCCTGAGTCCGATGATTTTGGAGCAGGGAAATATGGTATAGCTTCTACAACGAAGCCTGATTTATTCTTGCAAAAGGCCAAGTCTGTAAATCCTAATGCTAAAATTGCCTATCTTCCACCACTTAAAGGTGTGAATGGCGTACCTGCTAACTTAGGACATTCAGGCGGTTTCTGGAGAGGGAATATTATTCCAAAGACTTCTAAAAACCCTGAAAAGGCTTTGGAATTAATCGAATATACCTTAACAAAGGAAGGCAGAGAACTAACTCTGTTCGGAATTAAGGGAACCCACTTTACAGATGTTAAAGAAGAAAGCGGCCGAAGAGTTTTTACAGTAAACAAGGCTGAAGCCGATAAAGACTGGGACACCAAAAAGAATGGCTATCTGTATCCATTAGCATGGGGTGCAATGAATTACTTTGAATATGCTTACATCCCGATCAAAGAGAACAATTTTAATTATGACGAGGCGTTTAAGAAGCTGCAGCCATGGATTCCTACCGAAATGGCAGAAGGCGCTTTCACAGACTGGTTTGCTACGAACGCTAAGTATACAATGGCTCCACCGTTAATGAACGTTTTTGATGACAAAATTCTTGGTGACCAAACCAAACTAAGATCAACCTTTGGAGAAGGTTGGCTGAAGGCTATCATGGGCGACGACTTTGACGGCGCTTGGACAGAACTTCAGAAAAAGTGGCTGGCAGCAGGCGGTCAAGAGGTTATCACCAATGGACAGGAATTTTATAAGAAAAACAAATAA
- a CDS encoding sialidase family protein, with protein MIQKFAVSRDDEWYEAWPDVTLTVGGKLVCVFSQCTHHGNRSATRLMITESTDRGRTWGNKRPFTELTNGRPYWNCARISRLRDGRLIIVADQITKEREGGGRNYLWIGDAEGMNWTGPIETPLEGIVPDKLCELPSGRWLLSAHSSDGQWLRYSDNQGKDWSEPVLVAAQDGLKLCEVSILPLEDGTLVAFLRENSGEGWDCYKSISYDQGESWSGLFRMPLPGCHRPVSGLLQSGRVLITYRFMQGGKGWLGTWTQNFFAALSDQESAKAQERRDQWTRILPVDFDRSPVADLGYSGWVQFEDGEIYIVQYIVDDAPKGQIRGYSLREDDFLLAAE; from the coding sequence GTGATACAAAAATTTGCAGTAAGCCGCGATGATGAGTGGTATGAGGCATGGCCGGATGTGACATTGACAGTTGGCGGAAAGCTTGTTTGCGTATTCTCGCAATGCACCCACCATGGGAACCGGTCGGCCACACGCTTGATGATCACAGAGAGCACGGATCGGGGAAGAACCTGGGGGAACAAGAGGCCATTCACCGAACTGACAAACGGCCGGCCGTATTGGAACTGTGCCCGCATATCACGGCTCCGTGATGGACGGCTTATCATTGTCGCGGACCAAATAACGAAGGAACGGGAAGGAGGCGGCCGTAATTACTTATGGATCGGCGACGCTGAAGGGATGAATTGGACGGGACCAATCGAAACCCCGCTCGAGGGCATCGTTCCCGACAAGCTCTGTGAGCTCCCGTCGGGTCGATGGCTATTGTCGGCCCACTCCTCTGACGGACAATGGCTCCGGTATTCCGATAATCAAGGGAAGGATTGGTCGGAGCCAGTGCTGGTTGCTGCACAGGATGGACTGAAGTTGTGTGAAGTGAGTATCCTTCCACTAGAAGACGGTACATTAGTAGCCTTTTTACGGGAAAACTCCGGTGAAGGCTGGGATTGTTATAAATCGATATCCTACGATCAGGGAGAAAGTTGGAGCGGGCTATTTCGGATGCCGCTGCCGGGATGCCATCGCCCTGTATCCGGTCTATTGCAGAGCGGACGCGTCCTAATCACCTACCGGTTCATGCAGGGCGGGAAGGGGTGGCTTGGTACATGGACGCAAAATTTCTTTGCTGCTTTGTCGGATCAGGAATCGGCCAAGGCACAGGAACGGCGCGATCAATGGACACGGATCTTGCCGGTTGATTTTGACCGCAGTCCGGTGGCTGATCTCGGCTACTCCGGATGGGTACAGTTTGAGGATGGGGAAATCTATATCGTGCAATATATTGTGGATGATGCGCCTAAGGGGCAAATCCGGGGATACAGCCTCCGTGAGGACGACTTTTTGCTGGCAGCGGAATAA
- a CDS encoding exo-alpha-sialidase, which produces MRKITLNKSVCMIVMMCMLFTQIMFVVPTKVDASVNTENEATMADLFTQKTTIGGQYYEIFRIPGIVVTQDGTLIAYCEARKTTSDWADIDILMVRSTDNGQTWSAPSKLVDGISTQNTMNNPVMIAERNSNTVHFLFSKEYAQTYHLKSTDGGLTWTNPLDPGSSAPVEITGAFHESTYDWRVIAVGPGHGIQLDNGRLLASVWMANGGAANPTTHSPSVVSTIYSDDYGVSWHIGEIVAANSPELSNPNESALVQLADGSVMINMRNNDSGNRRAVSISPDGISNWSTPVFDDELVDPLCFGSIVRYSKAGEAGEAGDKNRILFVNDNSETAREHLTLRMSEDEGQTWKYSRLLQLGGAAYSDIAVGPDKSIYVFYEREPYKYLTVKKFGLDWLTSPPPMAQLNHIAISGADFAPSFISEIYAYDVRVDASLSSILINPIAFPNSSSTITINGQPANSGEAFEVPLPGDSAEILVTVTANGQSNTYTLRVAKKRLVTNWKFEKSVSNGIYDSSGFGNSTATTFRGVEYEQGYIGKALKFDDSPTGTTIQNKELLDIAGIDATKFGTGDFSVSTWIHADDVNSGNGQHVLFWYGRSASDISQWWVRTKLNAATGTANLEFSTGNKPNGIGSEINAATSDAPIKAGVWQHIVTQRKNGVMEIYVDGVRKTRKGSTPLNISRGPETNLYIGRAKSGDRGWHGKMDEIRMYNYGLSAAEIQALASQLSVDSIALDAKITEAKALNEAIYTSQSWANLQAALTAAEAQLDSDGITQGGMDQAQLDLQAAITALVLIDIVAPTASVSYSNVNPTNQDVVATITPSEPVTIINNGGSDSYVFSENGSFTFEFMDAAGNTGSVTTSVSNIDRIAPTLKITLDQNELNLPNHKLVPIHAALTSEDNNPGTLFIILQSITSNEPDNGLGDGDTPHDILGADFGTLDTDFELRAERSGKGNGRIYTITYTISDAAGNQSTAIATAVVKH; this is translated from the coding sequence ATGCGTAAAATTACTTTGAATAAGAGTGTCTGCATGATTGTAATGATGTGTATGCTTTTTACGCAAATCATGTTTGTTGTTCCAACAAAGGTTGATGCTTCGGTGAACACTGAAAATGAGGCAACCATGGCAGATTTGTTTACTCAGAAAACGACGATTGGCGGACAGTATTATGAAATTTTTAGAATTCCGGGAATTGTTGTCACACAAGACGGAACGCTAATTGCTTACTGCGAGGCAAGAAAGACGACTTCTGACTGGGCGGATATTGACATCCTTATGGTCAGAAGTACGGATAATGGCCAAACCTGGAGTGCACCATCCAAGCTTGTTGATGGTATATCTACCCAGAACACAATGAATAATCCAGTCATGATTGCAGAAAGAAATAGTAATACGGTGCATTTCCTATTCAGCAAAGAATATGCACAGACGTACCATCTGAAAAGTACCGATGGCGGCTTAACCTGGACCAATCCATTGGATCCAGGATCATCTGCTCCGGTTGAGATCACCGGTGCTTTTCATGAATCAACCTATGATTGGCGGGTCATTGCAGTCGGTCCCGGACATGGCATACAACTTGATAATGGACGGCTGCTGGCTTCAGTTTGGATGGCAAACGGAGGGGCGGCAAACCCTACAACTCATAGCCCTTCCGTGGTTTCTACCATTTATAGTGACGATTATGGTGTTTCATGGCATATAGGTGAAATAGTGGCTGCGAATAGCCCTGAATTATCGAATCCGAATGAATCAGCGCTCGTTCAGCTTGCTGACGGAAGCGTGATGATCAACATGCGAAATAACGATTCCGGTAATCGGAGAGCGGTTTCGATAAGTCCGGATGGAATCAGCAATTGGTCTACGCCGGTCTTTGATGATGAGTTAGTTGACCCGTTATGCTTTGGCAGCATTGTTCGTTACTCTAAGGCTGGTGAAGCAGGCGAGGCCGGTGATAAGAATCGTATCCTGTTTGTAAATGATAACAGTGAAACAGCCAGAGAGCATCTCACCCTTCGCATGAGTGAAGATGAAGGGCAGACATGGAAATACTCAAGGCTTCTTCAACTGGGAGGAGCGGCATATTCGGATATTGCTGTGGGACCTGATAAATCCATCTATGTTTTTTATGAGAGAGAACCGTACAAGTATTTGACTGTCAAAAAGTTCGGATTGGATTGGCTTACATCCCCACCGCCAATGGCGCAGCTGAATCATATAGCGATATCTGGAGCTGATTTTGCACCCTCTTTTATAAGTGAAATATACGCCTATGATGTCAGGGTGGATGCGAGCCTTTCTAGTATCCTGATTAATCCTATTGCTTTCCCGAACAGCAGCTCGACGATCACCATTAACGGTCAACCTGCTAACAGCGGTGAAGCTTTTGAAGTTCCCCTCCCAGGGGATTCTGCAGAAATTTTGGTTACAGTTACTGCAAATGGTCAATCGAACACCTATACGCTAAGGGTTGCTAAGAAACGATTGGTAACCAACTGGAAGTTCGAGAAGTCTGTCAGCAACGGTATATATGATTCATCCGGATTTGGAAATAGTACTGCTACTACATTCAGGGGTGTTGAATACGAACAAGGGTATATAGGCAAAGCTCTTAAATTTGATGACTCGCCAACGGGAACAACCATTCAGAATAAAGAGCTTCTTGATATTGCAGGTATAGATGCTACCAAGTTTGGTACAGGAGATTTTTCTGTATCCACTTGGATACATGCAGATGATGTAAACAGTGGGAATGGGCAGCATGTACTTTTTTGGTATGGGCGCAGCGCAAGCGATATCAGCCAATGGTGGGTCCGCACAAAGTTAAATGCTGCTACAGGAACAGCAAATCTAGAGTTTTCAACCGGCAATAAACCTAATGGCATCGGTAGTGAAATTAACGCAGCAACATCTGATGCTCCCATAAAAGCTGGCGTGTGGCAGCATATAGTAACCCAAAGGAAAAATGGAGTAATGGAGATTTATGTAGATGGGGTTAGGAAAACCAGAAAAGGCTCAACTCCGCTTAATATTTCAAGAGGGCCCGAGACTAACTTGTATATTGGCAGAGCAAAGTCCGGTGATCGCGGATGGCACGGTAAAATGGATGAAATCCGTATGTACAACTACGGACTGAGTGCAGCCGAAATACAGGCGCTTGCATCACAGTTGTCTGTAGATTCGATCGCTTTAGATGCAAAAATAACGGAAGCAAAAGCTTTAAATGAAGCCATTTATACCTCTCAAAGCTGGGCAAACTTGCAAGCTGCCCTGACAGCAGCAGAAGCTCAATTGGACAGCGATGGAATTACACAAGGAGGGATGGATCAGGCTCAATTGGATCTGCAGGCTGCAATTACGGCGTTGGTCCTGATTGATATCGTTGCTCCAACGGCTTCTGTAAGCTATAGCAATGTCAATCCAACAAACCAAGACGTTGTGGCAACCATTACCCCTAGCGAGCCGGTAACCATTATAAACAACGGTGGATCTGACAGCTATGTGTTTAGCGAGAACGGAAGCTTCACATTTGAATTTATGGATGCAGCGGGTAACACAGGTTCAGTTACAACTTCCGTGAGTAACATTGATCGTATTGCTCCAACTTTAAAGATTACACTGGATCAAAATGAGCTAAATCTACCTAATCATAAATTGGTGCCGATCCATGCCGCACTAACATCTGAAGATAATAATCCGGGAACGCTATTTATTATTCTTCAATCCATTACTAGTAATGAGCCAGACAATGGATTAGGTGATGGGGATACTCCACACGATATCCTAGGAGCTGATTTTGGTACGTTAGATACCGATTTTGAGCTTCGCGCAGAACGTTCAGGCAAAGGGAATGGGAGAATCTATACAATTACTTATACCATAAGCGATGCAGCTGGGAATCAATCCACAGCTATAGCAACTGCTGTTGTTAAACATTGA